In a single window of the Prionailurus viverrinus isolate Anna chromosome D3, UM_Priviv_1.0, whole genome shotgun sequence genome:
- the PHETA1 gene encoding sesquipedalian-1: MKLNERSLAFYATCDAPVDNAGFLYKKGGRHAAYHRRWFVLRGNMLFYFEDAASREPVGVIILEGCTVELVEAAEEFAFAVRFAGARARTYVLAAESQAAMEGWVKALSRASFDYLRLVVRELEQQLAAVRAGGCPLPPRRPRALPPKENGCAVWSAEPPAGARPGPVPPPLPPRRRASAPNGPLHAASFARLHEWYGQEVRALRSQWLRSRAQP, translated from the coding sequence ATGAAGCTGAACGAGCGCAGCCTGGCCTTCTACGCCACCTGCGACGCCCCGGTGGACAACGCGGGCTTCCTGTACAAGAAGGGCGGCCGGCACGCGGCCTACCACCGCCGCTGGTTCGTGCTGCGCGGCAACATGCTCTTCTACTTCGAGGACGCGGCCAGCCGCGAGCCCGTGGGCGTCATCATCCTGGAGGGCTGCACGGTGGAGCTGGTGGAGGCCGCCGAGGAGTTCGCCTTCGCCGTGCGCTTCGCGGGCGCCCGGGCCCGCACCTACGTGCTGGCCGCCGAGAGCCAGGCCGCCATGGAGGGCTGGGTGAAGGCGCTGTCGCGGGCCAGCTTCGACTACCTGCGGCTCGTGGTGCGCGAGCTGGAGCAGCAGCTGGCGGCCGTGCGGGCGGGGGGCTGCCCGCTGCCCCCGCGCCGGCCTCGCGCGCTCCCGCCCAAGGAGAACGGCTGTGCCGTGTGGAGCGCCGAGCCCCCCGCCGGCGCGCGGCCTGGCCCcgtgcccccgcccctgcccccccggCGGCGGGCCTCGGCGCCCAACGGGCCCCTCCACGCGGCCTCCTTTGCCCGGCTACACGAGTGGTATGGGCAGGAGGTGAGGGCGCTGAGGAGCCAGTGGCTCAGGAGCCGGGCCCAGCCCTGA